A single genomic interval of Caretta caretta isolate rCarCar2 chromosome 23, rCarCar1.hap1, whole genome shotgun sequence harbors:
- the NTN5 gene encoding netrin-5 isoform X3, producing the protein MPGVWRGLGVLLSLQLALLGLTSDPCYDAARRPRYCLPEPADLAAGRPVQASATCGRPPQRLCVFRHPGDASSRRCRLCDGADPAAAHPAAHLTDAGGEATCWQSGPVANASLTLALGGRFELLYVALRFCSPRPHSLALYKSTDHGHSWTPFQFFSARCPQAYGLPPASAVSKALEHEAICTAAQTDPTPLVGGLVAFMPLAGRPWARAFEYSPVLQDWVTATDLRVALDRRHRGLGLRGREASYGVSELQVGGRCRCNGHAARCGATGPSGAPQCHCRHNTAGPECETCRAFYCDRPWQRATPSEAHECVACECNRHAHRCRFNMELYKLSGRKSGGVCLNCRHHTAGRHCHYCQPGFKRDLGRPITSRRACKACQCHPIGAVGTMCNQTTGQCQCKMGVTGLTCNRCAQGFQQSRTAHTPCLRIQEVMTTTAAYPLEWNTGTECQTHCNPSHGRIHMNLRKYCKKDYGHLCCP; encoded by the exons ATGCCTGGCGTCTGGCGGGGCCTGGGAGTGCTGCTCTCGCTCCAGCTGGCCCTGCTGGGCCTGACCTCCGACCCCTGCTACGATGCCGCCCGGCGGCCCCGCTactgcctcccagagccggcCGACCTGGCCGCCGGGCGCCCCGTCCAGGCCTCCGCCACCTGCGGCCGCCCCCCACAGCGCCTGTGCGTCTTCCGCCACCCGGGCGATGCCTCGTCCCGCCGGTGCCGCCTCTGCGACGGGGCCGACCCTGCCGCCGCCCACCCCGCCGCCCACCTGACCGACGCGGGCGGCGAGGCCACCTGCTGGCAGTCGGGGCCAGTGGCCAACGCCAGCCTGACCCTGGCCCTGGGGGGCCGCTTCGAGCTGCTCTACGTGGCCCTCCGcttctgctccccccgcccccactccctggcCCTCTACAAATCCACAGACCATGGCCACTCCTGGACCCCTTTCCAGTTCTTCTCCGCCCGCTGCCCCCAGGCCTACGGGCTGCCCCCGGCCTCCGCCGTCAGCAAGGCCTTGGAACATGAGGCCATCTGCACCGCCGCCCAGACGGACCCCACGCCGCTGGTGGGGGGGCTGGTAGCCTTCATGCCCCTAGCCGGCCGCCCCTGGGCCCGGGCCTTCGAGTACAGCCCAGTGCTCCAGGACTGGGTGACGGCCACTGACCTGCGGGTGGCCTTGGATCGCAGGCAccgggggctggggctgcggggccgGGAAGCCTCCTACGGGGTGTCGGAGCTGCAGGTCGGGGGCCGGTGCCGGTGCAACGGGCACGCTGCCCGGTGCGGGGCCACTGGGCCCAGCGGCGCCCCCCAGTGCCATTGCCGCCACAACACGGCCGGCCCTGAGTGCGAGACTTGCAGGGCCTTCTACTGCGACCGGCCCTGGCAGCGGGCCACGCCCAGCGAGGCTCACGAGTGCGTGG CCTGCGAATGCAACCGCCACGCGCACCGGTGCCGCTTCAACATGGAGCTGTACAAGCTTTCGGGGCGCAAGAGCGGGGGCGTCTGCCTGAACTGCCGGCACCACACGGCTGGGCGGCACTGTCACTACTGCCAGCCGGGTTTCAAACGTGACCTGGGCCGGCCCATCACCAGCCGCAGGGCCTGCAAGG CCTGCCAGTGCCACCCCATCGGAGCAGTCGGCACCATGTGCAACCAGACCACAGGGCAGTGCCAGTGCAAGATGGGTGTCACCGGGCTCACCTGCAACCGCTGCGCCCAGGGTTTTCAGCAGAGCCGCACtgcccacaccccctgcctcc GCATTCAAGAAGTGATGACCACCACGGCTGCCTACCCCTTGGAGTGGAACACAG GCACTGAATGCCAGACTCACTGCAACCCCTCCCACGGCCGCATCCACATGAACCTGCGAAAATACTGCAAGAAGGATTACG GGCATCTGTGTTGTCCCTGA
- the NTN5 gene encoding netrin-5 isoform X2, which produces MPGVWRGLGVLLSLQLALLGLTSDPCYDAARRPRYCLPEPADLAAGRPVQASATCGRPPQRLCVFRHPGDASSRRCRLCDGADPAAAHPAAHLTDAGGEATCWQSGPVANASLTLALGGRFELLYVALRFCSPRPHSLALYKSTDHGHSWTPFQFFSARCPQAYGLPPASAVSKALEHEAICTAAQTDPTPLVGGLVAFMPLAGRPWARAFEYSPVLQDWVTATDLRVALDRRHRGLGLRGREASYGVSELQVGGRCRCNGHAARCGATGPSGAPQCHCRHNTAGPECETCRAFYCDRPWQRATPSEAHECVACQCHPIGAVGTMCNQTTGQCQCKMGVTGLTCNRCAQGFQQSRTAHTPCLRIQEVMTTTAAYPLEWNTGTECQTHCNPSHGRIHMNLRKYCKKDYVLHAQLLAMVESGEWWQFTTSVLAVYRQRQVPIRRGEQPLWVPRQDLACGCLRLQIGKAYLVIGNDAESPDPARLVLDRNSLALPWRDVWAHKLRRFQQQNRRGNCRSP; this is translated from the exons ATGCCTGGCGTCTGGCGGGGCCTGGGAGTGCTGCTCTCGCTCCAGCTGGCCCTGCTGGGCCTGACCTCCGACCCCTGCTACGATGCCGCCCGGCGGCCCCGCTactgcctcccagagccggcCGACCTGGCCGCCGGGCGCCCCGTCCAGGCCTCCGCCACCTGCGGCCGCCCCCCACAGCGCCTGTGCGTCTTCCGCCACCCGGGCGATGCCTCGTCCCGCCGGTGCCGCCTCTGCGACGGGGCCGACCCTGCCGCCGCCCACCCCGCCGCCCACCTGACCGACGCGGGCGGCGAGGCCACCTGCTGGCAGTCGGGGCCAGTGGCCAACGCCAGCCTGACCCTGGCCCTGGGGGGCCGCTTCGAGCTGCTCTACGTGGCCCTCCGcttctgctccccccgcccccactccctggcCCTCTACAAATCCACAGACCATGGCCACTCCTGGACCCCTTTCCAGTTCTTCTCCGCCCGCTGCCCCCAGGCCTACGGGCTGCCCCCGGCCTCCGCCGTCAGCAAGGCCTTGGAACATGAGGCCATCTGCACCGCCGCCCAGACGGACCCCACGCCGCTGGTGGGGGGGCTGGTAGCCTTCATGCCCCTAGCCGGCCGCCCCTGGGCCCGGGCCTTCGAGTACAGCCCAGTGCTCCAGGACTGGGTGACGGCCACTGACCTGCGGGTGGCCTTGGATCGCAGGCAccgggggctggggctgcggggccgGGAAGCCTCCTACGGGGTGTCGGAGCTGCAGGTCGGGGGCCGGTGCCGGTGCAACGGGCACGCTGCCCGGTGCGGGGCCACTGGGCCCAGCGGCGCCCCCCAGTGCCATTGCCGCCACAACACGGCCGGCCCTGAGTGCGAGACTTGCAGGGCCTTCTACTGCGACCGGCCCTGGCAGCGGGCCACGCCCAGCGAGGCTCACGAGTGCGTGG CCTGCCAGTGCCACCCCATCGGAGCAGTCGGCACCATGTGCAACCAGACCACAGGGCAGTGCCAGTGCAAGATGGGTGTCACCGGGCTCACCTGCAACCGCTGCGCCCAGGGTTTTCAGCAGAGCCGCACtgcccacaccccctgcctcc GCATTCAAGAAGTGATGACCACCACGGCTGCCTACCCCTTGGAGTGGAACACAG GCACTGAATGCCAGACTCACTGCAACCCCTCCCACGGCCGCATCCACATGAACCTGCGAAAATACTGCAAGAAGGATTACG TGCTGCATGCCCAGCTGCTGGCCATGGTGGAGTCGGGCGAGTGGTGGCAATTCACGACCTCGGTGCTGGCAGTCTATCGGCAGCGCCAGGTGCCCATCCGCCGGGGTGAGCAACCGCTCTGGGTGCCCCGGCAGGACCTGGCCTGCGGCTGCCTGCGCCTCCAAATTGGCAAGGCCTACCTGGTGATCGGGAACGACGCAGAGTCGCCCGACCCGGCGCGCCTGGTGCTGGACAGGAACAGCCTGGCGCTGCCCTGGCGCGATGTCTGGGCCCACAAGCTCCGTCGCTTCCAGCAGCAGAACCGGCGGGGCAACTGCCGGAGCCCCTGA
- the NTN5 gene encoding netrin-5 isoform X1, whose product MPGVWRGLGVLLSLQLALLGLTSDPCYDAARRPRYCLPEPADLAAGRPVQASATCGRPPQRLCVFRHPGDASSRRCRLCDGADPAAAHPAAHLTDAGGEATCWQSGPVANASLTLALGGRFELLYVALRFCSPRPHSLALYKSTDHGHSWTPFQFFSARCPQAYGLPPASAVSKALEHEAICTAAQTDPTPLVGGLVAFMPLAGRPWARAFEYSPVLQDWVTATDLRVALDRRHRGLGLRGREASYGVSELQVGGRCRCNGHAARCGATGPSGAPQCHCRHNTAGPECETCRAFYCDRPWQRATPSEAHECVACECNRHAHRCRFNMELYKLSGRKSGGVCLNCRHHTAGRHCHYCQPGFKRDLGRPITSRRACKACQCHPIGAVGTMCNQTTGQCQCKMGVTGLTCNRCAQGFQQSRTAHTPCLRIQEVMTTTAAYPLEWNTGTECQTHCNPSHGRIHMNLRKYCKKDYVLHAQLLAMVESGEWWQFTTSVLAVYRQRQVPIRRGEQPLWVPRQDLACGCLRLQIGKAYLVIGNDAESPDPARLVLDRNSLALPWRDVWAHKLRRFQQQNRRGNCRSP is encoded by the exons ATGCCTGGCGTCTGGCGGGGCCTGGGAGTGCTGCTCTCGCTCCAGCTGGCCCTGCTGGGCCTGACCTCCGACCCCTGCTACGATGCCGCCCGGCGGCCCCGCTactgcctcccagagccggcCGACCTGGCCGCCGGGCGCCCCGTCCAGGCCTCCGCCACCTGCGGCCGCCCCCCACAGCGCCTGTGCGTCTTCCGCCACCCGGGCGATGCCTCGTCCCGCCGGTGCCGCCTCTGCGACGGGGCCGACCCTGCCGCCGCCCACCCCGCCGCCCACCTGACCGACGCGGGCGGCGAGGCCACCTGCTGGCAGTCGGGGCCAGTGGCCAACGCCAGCCTGACCCTGGCCCTGGGGGGCCGCTTCGAGCTGCTCTACGTGGCCCTCCGcttctgctccccccgcccccactccctggcCCTCTACAAATCCACAGACCATGGCCACTCCTGGACCCCTTTCCAGTTCTTCTCCGCCCGCTGCCCCCAGGCCTACGGGCTGCCCCCGGCCTCCGCCGTCAGCAAGGCCTTGGAACATGAGGCCATCTGCACCGCCGCCCAGACGGACCCCACGCCGCTGGTGGGGGGGCTGGTAGCCTTCATGCCCCTAGCCGGCCGCCCCTGGGCCCGGGCCTTCGAGTACAGCCCAGTGCTCCAGGACTGGGTGACGGCCACTGACCTGCGGGTGGCCTTGGATCGCAGGCAccgggggctggggctgcggggccgGGAAGCCTCCTACGGGGTGTCGGAGCTGCAGGTCGGGGGCCGGTGCCGGTGCAACGGGCACGCTGCCCGGTGCGGGGCCACTGGGCCCAGCGGCGCCCCCCAGTGCCATTGCCGCCACAACACGGCCGGCCCTGAGTGCGAGACTTGCAGGGCCTTCTACTGCGACCGGCCCTGGCAGCGGGCCACGCCCAGCGAGGCTCACGAGTGCGTGG CCTGCGAATGCAACCGCCACGCGCACCGGTGCCGCTTCAACATGGAGCTGTACAAGCTTTCGGGGCGCAAGAGCGGGGGCGTCTGCCTGAACTGCCGGCACCACACGGCTGGGCGGCACTGTCACTACTGCCAGCCGGGTTTCAAACGTGACCTGGGCCGGCCCATCACCAGCCGCAGGGCCTGCAAGG CCTGCCAGTGCCACCCCATCGGAGCAGTCGGCACCATGTGCAACCAGACCACAGGGCAGTGCCAGTGCAAGATGGGTGTCACCGGGCTCACCTGCAACCGCTGCGCCCAGGGTTTTCAGCAGAGCCGCACtgcccacaccccctgcctcc GCATTCAAGAAGTGATGACCACCACGGCTGCCTACCCCTTGGAGTGGAACACAG GCACTGAATGCCAGACTCACTGCAACCCCTCCCACGGCCGCATCCACATGAACCTGCGAAAATACTGCAAGAAGGATTACG TGCTGCATGCCCAGCTGCTGGCCATGGTGGAGTCGGGCGAGTGGTGGCAATTCACGACCTCGGTGCTGGCAGTCTATCGGCAGCGCCAGGTGCCCATCCGCCGGGGTGAGCAACCGCTCTGGGTGCCCCGGCAGGACCTGGCCTGCGGCTGCCTGCGCCTCCAAATTGGCAAGGCCTACCTGGTGATCGGGAACGACGCAGAGTCGCCCGACCCGGCGCGCCTGGTGCTGGACAGGAACAGCCTGGCGCTGCCCTGGCGCGATGTCTGGGCCCACAAGCTCCGTCGCTTCCAGCAGCAGAACCGGCGGGGCAACTGCCGGAGCCCCTGA